The following is a genomic window from Neurospora crassa OR74A linkage group III, whole genome shotgun sequence.
agaggacaGCAGTTGGGAGGTCAAGGGGCATGGACATTCTCTCGTTACGGTGGGGGTTAGGGATACATGTGTAATCGCATATTCTCCCCCGCAATGGAGGAACTGCTGCCTTCTGCCGTGTGCCCTAAAGCTGCCCACTGGACCTCAACTTTCGGGCGTTATCTCCAGGAGCAAGGGTACTCCAAGTCCAAACGCGTCAGGCGCGTCAAGAGAAGCTCCAAGTCCCCTCCGGCCTCCATCTCTCCCGCCACACCATCGGacatccctccctccctcccgctcccccctcccccaccttACCCGCGCTGCCGTCCCACTCCTTCTTCGACGATGGACATCGATTGAAGCATccggactggactggactggagcACACGAACAACTCAggcccccctccccagccGAACCCAAGAGACTCTGCATGCATGTTTGGAAACAACAGACTCCCCGCTTTCCACCCAGGCCTCACCCAAAGCCGAATCAGAGACACCACTACCGGCAGTGGCTTGTGGTTCCCCGGGCTGcgatcaccaccactgccctCCGAATCCGATCCCGCCAATGACCAGCTACCGCTACCAATAACACCAGAGGACCTCTACGACACTCCCATGGCGCCCTTCAACCCCTACACCTATATCCGGTGTCCCTGCTCAGAGCTCAACCCCTACACCAAGAGGACTCCCGACGTCACCGCCCAAGGCCTGTCTCGCGCCGCTcaggatgacgacgaccatACCTTTGACCCTCGTGCTGCCCGGTCCAACTACAGCCTCTATCCGCTAGAGTATCTCTCCTTCTGCGAGGACTGCCACCAGATCCGCTGTCCACGATGTGTAGCCGAGGAGATCGTTTGCTACTACTGTCCCAACTGTCTGTTTGAGGTGCCGAGTAGCAACATTAGGAGCGAGGGGAGCAGGTCAGTGATGCCACGTCGTCTACCTTCTTCCTCACACTTGACTAACATGGAACTTCTCCCCTCAGATGTACCCGAAGCTGCTTCCAGTGCCCAATATGCATCGGGCCCCTCGCTGTGAACCACGTCGAGACACCACCAGACCCAAACCAGCTGCTTAGTCCAGATcatgcctcttcttcccactCGGGCTCCTACGTCTTGTCATGCTCCTACTGCAACTGGAGCTCTACCGAAATAGGCATCAAGTTCGACAAGCCGAACAGCATCCACATGCAACTGGCCAAGCTACGAAACGGCGGCGAGACGAGGTTGACAGCGAAGGAGCGCAAGGAGCGACGGAAGGAACAGGCCTCccaaggcggcggtggtggcagcagcaccggccagggagaagaagacctaGACACCCTCTTAGACATGGAAACCCAGTTCGCCAACCTCAAGTCCTTTTACCAGAACCAGCTCTCCGACGCCAATGGTACCGGCAAAGTAGGCGGCGATCCCTCCGCCGCCCTGGGCAACCTAGGCTTCGACGCGCCCGCCTCTCTCTCCCGCATCATGTCGCTGTACACCGGCTCCTCCTCGTTGCACGACAAGAAATCCAAGTCGCGACCGGGCACCATGCGCGAAGCGCTTGCTCCCTCCGAAGGTCTGCAACTAGCCTCGCTCGATGAATCCAGCGCCATCACCGCCCTCCAAGACTTTGAATCCACCACCGGCCTCGATGCCTACTCCTCCACagcctccaccacccaacTCCAGTCCCAAGCCCCTTACCTCGGCGCCTCGCCCCTCCACGGTCTCACGCGCTTCACCTCGTCGCTGCGTCCGATCCCCTACCTCCTGCGCACGAAGCGTTCCAAGCGCTGCCCGCAGTGCCGCCACATCATCAGCAAGCCCGAGAGCAAAGTGACCACGACACGCTTCCGCATTCGTTTGATAGCGGGTAACTACATTccgaccatcaccatcaagcAGCTGATCATCCCCGGCCTGACCCCGCCACCAATGCCGAACCTACCACCGGATACCATCGAACCTCTGAAGCCGGCCCAGTTCGTGCTCACCTTCAAGAACCCCATTTTCGAATCGGTGCGAGTTACCTTGGCCACACCAGCCACCACCCCCGGCAGATTCCCTGCCAAAGTCACCATTCTCTGTCCTCAATTCGAAATAGACTCCAACACGGACGTCTGGGAGGAAGCGCTCAAAGATAACAACGccacatcttcctcttctcaaGCTCAAAACCTCTCCAGCTCCACAGGGCCCGAAGGTTCAGGCCCAGGTGGTCGTAAACGCGCAGGCACTTTGCGGCCGGGCACGGCGGGGGGCGCAAGTCTGGCGGGGGAGGAGTTGGGACCGGAAGTAGGCAAGGTGTgggagaggggaagaaaCTGGACGAGTATTGTGATTGAGGTGATACCCGCCAGTCTGGTGCAGACGGCCAAGAGGGATGGAAGGGGACCGAtcaaggaggatgaagatgtgCTGGAGATACCCATGTTTGTCAGGATCGAGTGGGAGGCGGAGGCACCAGAGGATGAGATCATGCCTGGGTTGAGTAGCACAAAGGGGGGAAATAAGGATGGtggaaaggagaagagggagttgGCTTATTGGTGTGTGCTGGGGTTGGGGAGGGTTGCAAGGACGTTGTGAGACGGGATCTGTGAGCGGTCATGATAAAATGAGTTATTGCCTTTAAGGGGGTAAGAGAGTCAAGTAATGATGTTTACGATTGAAGGCACGGTTCAAGGTTATGATATGTATGACGGCGTTCAAAAGCATGTAATGACCATAGAAATTGCAGGACAAACACAAAAGGCGAGGGACACACGCGACGAGCACATGATCGCTAATATGGACAAGATGTATCCCACAATCCATAACGCAGTAGTATTTGAATGTTGGCATTGATGGTGCACAACACAAGGGATAACAGGTAGTAGGGGGAAACCCATGCCTGCCCTTTTTCCAGAGACAAGCTAGCTAGACGCCGTTCCTTTTGTACTGCCAGGCATGCATTGCAAGAGAACCGAACCCGAATATCATCTGAGCCCTAACCCAATAATCACCCTTGGAGTGCTCCAGCCCAGACACTCAAACGCCCATTGCGTGCACCGTTTAGTACTCAGCGGAGACAAGGGGGAACTCGAAGAGGACGTTCTTGCCAGTGAGGCGGCGGTAGACAGCGGAGTAGGTGTCGAGGCGGTAGTCGACGGAGCCGCGCTCCTTCTCGTCAAGGATAACCTTGAGGGTCTTGGAGCCGTCCTCCTTGACACGGAGACGCTTGCCAACGATCTCGACGGGGTAGACGAGGTCGGTGAGGATGGCGTCGTGGACGGCAGTGAGGGTGCGCGAACGGGGACGCTTCTGCTTGAGGGTGTTGCGGGAGCGGCTGGAGCGCTTGGGGCGGGGGAGGATACGGCGAGAAGCGACGATCAGGACGTGGCGGTCAGAGAACTTCTTCTCGAGCTCACGGGTGAGACTGAGGGGGTGCAAGTTAGTATCACTGCAATGTTTGACATCAAGAGATTGAAACTTACCGCTGCTGGACGCGGTGGAAGCCCTGCAGGGAAGGGACGGGGACAAAGATGACAATAGCCTTCTTGCCGTGGCCAACCTCGATCTATTTCAGACCAAAAGTCAGCATGCGAGCTCCAGGATGACCATGGGGATATCAATCCTTGGACCGCTCCCGTCCTATTCCGCGGCGCGCTGTATGGTATTTCTGATGTGTATATGGTCTCTGGGCGCGAGCAAGCAACAGACACACGCCTGCAAGTGCCCATGGTGATTTTGTGTCCATTCTTATCAGGATTCAATCATCATGCACCCTCTGGGCACCGCTGCTACTTGTGCCTGGCTGCCCGCCCCTTTCCAATATGCTCATATCATATTTCCCAGAAGCGACTTTTCGGCTCGAGGCGAAAAACGTGGTGTGTCTTTCTCGCTCTCGTGGTGTGCGCCGACGCCGGAACAGGAACTCGGAGAGTCTtcggttttcttttttttcgcgGTGTCGAGATTTCATACCTCGCGGGCAGAGACGAACTGCAGAGGGCGGAGAGCAGCCTTGAGGTCGGCAGTGTTGGACTCAAGGTCGTAGAGGGCGCCAGCGACGGCGGTCTCAAGCTCAGAAGGGTTCTGGCGAGAGGGGCTGTTGGCCGCGATCTTGTTGAGCTGAGGGGCAGACATTTTGGCGATTGTCGATATCGGGTCGATCGGTCGGTCGTCGTCGATTGCAAGAGTCTCAAGGCGGCCGTCGTGATGGACTGCGGGTAAGAAAAGTTGGATGGGTCCCAAGTTGCGGAGACACGCCAAGACTTAGGGCTCGTAAACCCTCTGTCCCCTTATCGGTTGGAGGTGGGTGATTAGCAGATAAGGAGTGCCCGGGCCATCATTCCATTTCACTGGCTTGATGAAACAGGCAGGCGGTGTCAATTCCCAGATGGGCAGAATGCTTATGTGTTCCTAGGACCCCACAGCAATTGGATGGCCCAAGCTCCAATCCACACGCTTCGGGCTAAAGACAGAGCGAGGTGAATTGGGTGATTGCACCAAAACCACAGACAAGGTTCAAGGTTTCGTCCCGTCAGTCAGTCACCATCAGggcaacctcctcctccaacgcgCCCCAACACACGCGGCCAGCAACAACTTGACGGCGCTACGAGCTCACAGGTACTTCCATTGGAAATGGCTTCAGACAAACAAGCTCCTGCtggagcaacagcaacaaaccAGCCTCAAGGATCCGCATTCTCCCTCCCGCTCCTCTAccgcctcttcttcctcctcatcgaaCCTCTATCCGCCTTGCTCGGCGCATATTACGCCTACTTCGACAAAAAGGCCTACCTCGAGCTCACGCATGCTGCCTCGGCTCCTGAGACGATTCCACTGGGGACGTCCATCGTGCTCTCCCAACTCGCCAACCTGTATCTCTTCTTCGCCATAAACGAAGCCCTCGTGCTGCGGTCAACCTCGGACATCCACGTCTGGAAGACCGTGCTCTTCTGTCTGTTGGTTGGCGACATCGGACATCTCTACACGGTTCGCGAGTTGGGAATGAACATCTACTGGAGTCCGTCAACGTGGAATGCCATCGACTGGGGCAACATCCCATTTGTCTACCTTGGCGCATCGATGAGGATTGCCTTCTTGGCTGATGTGGGCTTGTATAAATCGGGGAAGAGGttgcagaagaagaggacagCTTGATTCGCGGGGGGTAATAGGAACTACGGCTAGATAAAAGGCGTGATAGCAGATTGAGCGAGTCCAACAAGCGCTTTAGAGACTTTTTTTGGATAGCAACAGAAGCGGATCGACATACATCTACCATGAGCTAACATTGACCAAGCTTCCGTGAGCTTGGAGAGCTCTTCTGCCGTTGAACAGGTGCACCTCTGCAACTTCAATGGTCATCGAGGTCACCAAAGCCATCGATCAGCAAGCAAAATGCGACGAGTTGATTCGtggataaatagagttacACCCTGAGCCCCTTTGGCCTTAGCTTCCTCTCTCCGTGGGGCTATCACTCAACCCCCAATGAACCCTTTCCTCAGAAAACGAGACTTATACCCGTATCTATCGCGGGGCATAGCGGGGGGACACCCCCCATGATGAAGGTATCTACGATATTCCTCCTTACATCAGATGATTCAGCTTGTCGCTTTTTCTCCAGGAGTAGGATGGATCCGCCAGAGTGGGTAGGAATCCCGCGATATCTCCCAGAAAATGGGGAAAGCCGCGGGGGGCTTAGGTCACGTCCGGTATGGTACGCTTTCCTAGTGACGATCTGCCCCCCTCATGGGCAAAAGATTTCCGAAGGGCATGCCCTCCAGCTGAACTGTTATAAGCAGGCAGTGGGAGGACAGTCTGGCATGCTCGGTAACTTTGTTGCCGTGTGCTGATTATCCGCATGTCCGTGAGTGTATTTATAACTCGGGAATACCCAATCCTGTAGTCTTCCCGGTCGTGTTTGCTTGTTTCCTTCATACGTCGTCACTTGCTTGTCGTTCTTGCTTCATACGTACACACAATCTCCAACATGTCTGTCCCCGAAAAGTTCACCGGCTTCCAGGTCAACGGCCCCGAGACCTGGACCGAGTTCCACAAGAACGAGTTCCAGCCCAAGCCCTTTGGTGACTACGACGTCGACATCAAGATTGAGTGCTGTGGTGTTTGCGGTAGCGATGTTCACACCATCAGCGGCGGGTGGGGCGAGCAGAAGTTCCCTCTTGCTGTTGGACATGGTACGGTCCTTGCCCTACATATGATGCCTGCCATACTGTCCTATCTCTCCGTCAACCAGCTAGTGAACTCcaagactgactgactgactgattgAAAACCCATAGAAATCATCGGAACCGCCCTCCGCGTCGGTCCCAAAGTGACTCTCATCAAGCCCGGCCAGCGTGTCGGCGTGGGCGCCCAGTCCTACTCGTGCCTCGACTGCCGTCAGTGCAAGAACGACAATGAGACATACTGCCGCAAGCAACTAGACACTTATGGCGCCGTGTGGCCTGATACCGGCATCGTCAGCCAGGGCGGTTACTCCTCTCACGTCCGCACCCACGAGCACTGGttcgtttttctttttttctctctctcttttttctccccttctgttccctccctccttttAAAACCCCAACTGACACATTCGTGCCCCCCTTGATATGATAGGGTCTTCCCAATCCCCGACGCCCTCCCCTCCACCGTCGCCGCTCCCATGCTCTGCGCCGGTCTAACCGCCTACTCCCCTCTGGTCCGCAACGGCTGCGGCCCCGGCAAGAAAGTCGGCATCGTCGGCCTCGGCGGCATCGGCCACCTGGGTCTCTTGTTCGCCAAAGCCCTCGGCGCCACCGTCTACGTGATCTCGCGCACGCACTCCAAAGAAGCCGACGCCCGCAAAATGGGCGCCGACGGCTTCCTCGCTACTGCCGACCCCAACTGGAACGAAGAGCACATTATGACGTTTGATCTGATCATCAACACGGCCAATAGCTTTGAGGGGTTCGACCTGGATGCGTACTTGAGCTTGTTGGATGTCCATGGCAAGTGGGTCAGTGTGGGATTGcccgaagatgaggaggggaTTCGGGTGCGGAACCAGACGTTCTTGAAGAATGGGTGTTTTTTCGGGAGTAGTCATTTGGGGAGCCGCAGGGAGACGTTGGAGATGTTGCAGCTTGCGGCGGACAAGGGGGTCAGGAcgtgggtggaggaggtgaagattAATGAGGAAAACCTAAAGGGGGTGATGCAGAAGATGAAGGGTGCCGGGGGGAGGTATCGGTTTTGTTTGACCGGGTATGAGGAGGCTTTTGGGGCGTAATTGGCGGGATCTTTGGGGACTTTCGGAGTGTAGAATTAGATGAGACAACTGGAAATGGGAAAGGGTGTAAAAGTCAAAAGAAAATAGATTTGAGACATCGTGAAAATAGCAATTGAGATAACTTTATGATCTAAAACGTTTCGTTGATGTTCTATTAATGACTTTGTTCAATACTTCCCCAAAGTCACTCAATGGGGCTTGCAGACACTTGTCTTTTGACAATTATTCCCAAGATTCTGGTATCAGTTCGTGTCGTCAGGGAAGATGGGGGGGGTCGAGACACTGGAAAGGTTGACTTGCTTTCTGGTTAATGGGGTAGCAATGGTAAGTTGTCACTCACGAACCATTCATCACGACAACAGACGGGTACTAATACCTGTCTAGTAGCTGTTGTCATAAACACGCTCTATCATTGCATCTCGTTGAGGATGTGTCTTGTCTAGAAACAGAAAACGCCAGAACCCCATTCTATGCAATTGTCCACGTAACCCCAAGTCTATAAAACTCCATGCAAACAAATGTTTACCATATCCAGGAGAGAAGAAGCCAGAAAAGCGAACAAACTCTCCCGGCAACGGCAGTTCAGACAACGGCCCTAGTGGAGTGCGTGTCGTCCCAAAACCTGAAGGTGTCGCCACTAACAAAACTCCACGGTTCCACCTTGACCCCTGAACCAGGGAGAGCCGCGAAACGTTCGCAGTTCGCAAAGCGATGAAGCCCTAG
Proteins encoded in this region:
- the crp-15 gene encoding 40S ribosomal protein S7; amino-acid sequence: MSAPQLNKIAANSPSRQNPSELETAVAGALYDLESNTADLKAALRPLQFVSAREIEVGHGKKAIVIFVPVPSLQGFHRVQQRLTRELEKKFSDRHVLIVASRRILPRPKRSSRSRNTLKQKRPRSRTLTAVHDAILTDLVYPVEIVGKRLRVKEDGSKTLKVILDEKERGSVDYRLDTYSAVYRRLTGKNVLFEFPLVSAEY
- a CDS encoding oxidoreductase yields the protein MSVPEKFTGFQVNGPETWTEFHKNEFQPKPFGDYDVDIKIECCGVCGSDVHTISGGWGEQKFPLAVGHEIIGTALRVGPKVTLIKPGQRVGVGAQSYSCLDCRQCKNDNETYCRKQLDTYGAVWPDTGIVSQGGYSSHVRTHEHWVFPIPDALPSTVAAPMLCAGLTAYSPLVRNGCGPGKKVGIVGLGGIGHLGLLFAKALGATVYVISRTHSKEADARKMGADGFLATADPNWNEEHIMTFDLIINTANSFEGFDLDAYLSLLDVHGKWVSVGLPEDEEGIRVRNQTFLKNGCFFGSSHLGSRRETLEMLQLAADKGVRTWVEEVKINEENLKGVMQKMKGAGGRYRFCLTGYEEAFGA
- the ro-2 gene encoding dynactin Arp1 p62 subunit RO2, producing MFGNNRLPAFHPGLTQSRIRDTTTGSGLWFPGLRSPPLPSESDPANDQLPLPITPEDLYDTPMAPFNPYTYIRCPCSELNPYTKRTPDVTAQGLSRAAQDDDDHTFDPRAARSNYSLYPLEYLSFCEDCHQIRCPRCVAEEIVCYYCPNCLFEVPSSNIRSEGSRCTRSCFQCPICIGPLAVNHVETPPDPNQLLSPDHASSSHSGSYVLSCSYCNWSSTEIGIKFDKPNSIHMQLAKLRNGGETRLTAKERKERRKEQASQGGGGGSSTGQGEEDLDTLLDMETQFANLKSFYQNQLSDANGTGKVGGDPSAALGNLGFDAPASLSRIMSLYTGSSSLHDKKSKSRPGTMREALAPSEGLQLASLDESSAITALQDFESTTGLDAYSSTASTTQLQSQAPYLGASPLHGLTRFTSSLRPIPYLLRTKRSKRCPQCRHIISKPESKVTTTRFRIRLIAGNYIPTITIKQLIIPGLTPPPMPNLPPDTIEPLKPAQFVLTFKNPIFESVRVTLATPATTPGRFPAKVTILCPQFEIDSNTDVWEEALKDNNATSSSSQAQNLSSSTGPEGSGPGGRKRAGTLRPGTAGGASLAGEELGPEVGKVWERGRNWTSIVIEVIPASLVQTAKRDGRGPIKEDEDVLEIPMFVRIEWEAEAPEDEIMPGLSSTKGGNKDGGKEKRELAYWCVLGLGRVARTL